CACGATCGCCAGCACCACGACCGCGAGCCCGGCGACCAGACCGGAAAGGGAAGGCCCCGCAGTCCGCGGCCCCCGCCGCCTCGCTTTCGCGCGCATGTCGTAACACTAATGTGAAATCAGTCGCGCCACGAATGCAACGTGTCACTCCTTGTGAGGTCCCGGAGAGTAGGGCTCGCCACACGTCCGGTCACTCTGATGCTTTAAGCTCTGCGCCCTATGAGTTGGTACGACGCCCTCGAAGCCGGTGAGTTGGCAGTCCGGCCGTCCGTCGACGCAGCGAAGCGGTTCGGGGTCTCCATCGACCGGATGTCGGTGTCCGCCTCCGCCGGTACGCCCCTCGCAGAGGTGCTGGCCGCCGTCGAGAAGTCGACCGCAGAGGTGATCGTGCTGCGCTACCCGGCGCGCGAGACCACCTGGTTCGCCGCGCTGGCCGACGGTCCGCGTCAGGCATTGCTGGCCGATGCCGTCACCGGCTGGGCGCTGCCGGTCGGCAAGGGCCGGCGCCCCGCGCCGCTGGCGGGCTTCACCGCGCAGTTCGAGCCCGAGGTCGACGACGAGATGGTGGACGACCTGGTCGCGGACGTCTTCGGCGACTCCGGCAACCACTACTGCTCCAACCCGATGTTCGACCGGGCACTCGCGCTGGCCGGCCGCCAGGAGTGGGCCCGGCGACGGATCGGCGCGGCGGGCGCCGTCGTACTGCGGGGTCCGGACCGGCGGGTGCTCGCGCTGGCGGCCGTCGACGAGCAGCGGTCGTGGACCGAGATCCAGCTGGCCGGCGTCGTACCGGCCGAGCAGGGTCGCGGCCGGTACGGTCACCTGCTGGCCGCGATCGAGGACGTCTGTACGACGCGACGCCTGGTCGTCACCGCCCAAGCCCATCAGACCGGTATCCAGCGGGTCTGGTCCCGTTACGGGTTCGAGCCTGTGCATAACCTCCTGACCCTCCACCTCGTTGCCGCTACGTAGATATTCGTAGCGACCGCGGAGGAGGGCTCACCGGAGTGACGCCGCGGTTGAGCGTGGTGGTGCCCTTCTACGGCGTCGGCGAGTACCTCGGCGACTGCCTGGAATCGATCGCCCGGCAGGCCTGGACCGACTTCGAGGCGATCCTCGTCGACGACGGTTCGCCCGATGACAGCGCTGTCGTCGCGAAGGAGTTCTGTGCCCGGGACTCGCGGTTCCGGTTGATCCAGCAGGACAACGCCGGGCCTGGTCCGGCCCGGGACGCGGGGATCAGTGAGGCGACCGGCGAGTACCTGGCGTTCGTCGACGGCGACGACCTGGTGTCGACCTACGGGTTCGCCGCCCTGGTCCGGACGCTGGACCGCACCGGCTCGGACATCGCCGGCGGTAACGCGCGGCGGTTCAACAACAGCTTCGGCGTACGTCCGTCGTGGCTGCACAAGCAGCCGTTCGCGCGGGTCCGGCATGCCACGCACGTCACCGAGTTCCCCGATCTGGTCCTGGACCGGATGCTCTGGAACAAGGTCTACCGCCGCTCGTTCTGGACCGAGTACGGGTACACGTTCCCCCCGATCCGGTACGAGGACTACCCGGTCGCGCTCAAGGCGCACCTGGACGCGGTGACCGTGGACACGATCACGCAGGCCGTCTACTACTGGCGCGAGCGTGAGTCCGGCGAGTCGATCACGCAGCAGAAGTTCCAGCTCGGCAACATCCGGGATCGCGTGACCTCCGCCGGGATGGTCGTCGACCTCGTAGAGGACGCCGTACCGGTGGTCCGTCGGCGGGTGCACGCGCATCTCGCGCAGATCGACGTACTGACCCTGGTGTCCGCGTTCGGCACCGTCCCGACCGACGACGAGCAGGCTCTGCTGGACCTGTCCCGCGAGCTGCTCGACCGGCTCGACCCGGACGTCCTGGCCGCCACTCACCGGTACGACCGGATCCAGCACGCCGCACTCCGGTCCGGCGACGTGGAGCTGCTTCGGCGGCTCGCCGTCTTCCGGAACTCGGGCGGCCTCCGCGGCGGAGCGCGCGCCGTACCGCGGCCGCGTCGGTCTCGGCAGCTCGACTACAACTACCCGGGGCTGGGCGAGTCCGCCGTACCTCAGGCGCTCTACAAGCTCCGCGACCAGGACCTGACCCTCGCGACGAGCGTGCGCGAGGTGGGTTGGGTTGACGGCAAACTGTCGGTCAAGGGAACCGCGGAGATCCGCCACCTGGAGACGTTGCGTACGTCGACGCTCGAGGTCGCACTGGCCGTCGGCAAGACGACGTACCCGTTGGAAGTACGTCGGTACGACGCGTTGGACCTGCACGGAGACAAGACGCTCGTCGGGTTCGAGGTGCTGCTGGACCAGGAGCTACTCGGTGAGTGCACGGGCGCGCCGGCGCATTTCGAGGTGCGGATGCGGTCGGGCCGGCGGGAGCGGAAGGGCATGCTCGGCGGTCAGGGCCCCGGGAGTCCCGGCTGGCCGCCCGGTGCGTGGATCGACGAGCTGAACTGGATCCAGCCCGGGCCGGGGAAGTACGGATGGTTCTCGCTGCGACGGCTGACGGACCCGTGCCGGTTGACCGCGGTCGAGCAGACGGCCGACGAGCTCGTGCTGCACGGGCGGGCGTCGTTCGACGAGCCGGAGCTGTACCTGAGCCGGCCGGTCGTCGGCGGCGAGGAAGAGGTTCCGTTGGAGATCGACGGGCGTGACTTCACCGCCCGGGTGCCGATCCAGGACATCCTCGCGGCCGCGAACCACGACGACCCCTTCGGCCAGCGGACGACTCGGGTGTTCCGGATGCGCGGGCCCGAGCGCCAGCAGCGTGTCCTGTTGTGGACCGCGGGCGACTCGGCGGTCTCGCGGGTCGTGGACGACCGGGTGGTCACGCTGACCCGTTCAACCGGTGGGTACGTGAACCTGCACGAGTCGCCGATCCGGACGACCGCTGTGGCGGCGGTTGTCGATGGCAACCAGTTGACGGTGAGTGGCTCGGAGGGTCGCGACGTCACGTTCAGCTGGCGGCGGTACAAGGCCAACTCCGACGAGCATCTCGACGTCACATGCCGTCGTACGCTCACCGCCGAAGGCTGGTCCGCGGCGGTCGACGTGGACGCTTTGATCCCGGTGACCGCTGTGCAGGTCTCGGTCGATCCGCTGGCCGCGTTGGCCGACTGGATCCTGTTCGCCACCCCTCCTGACGGTGCGGCCCACGCCGTACAGTGCGAGCCGTTCCTGTGCAGCCGGTTGCCATTGGCAATTACTCACGGGTCGCACGCGCTCGCTGTTCGACCCCATGCCGGCACTCTGCACGTCGAGGTGCGCTGATGCATCACCACAATCACTACTACGGTCAGACGCACATCCTGTCGCGGTACGCCGGGTTCGACTTCGACCACCCGCCGCGGCTGCGGGGATACCTACAGCACGGCTGGAACATCGGCTGCGGCTGGAACCCGGTGCACGAGTTCTACGACGGCGCCTGGCGGTTCACCTGGAGCGATGCGCCGAAGCGCCGGGGTCACTCGCTCGGCCGGCGGAACTACCACAGCATCGGTGCGCCGTTCCTGTACCTGATGGAGCTCGAGCCCGAAAAAGAAGAACCGGTCGAGCGCGAGGGCACGCTGTGGTTCCTCTTCCACGGGTGGGAGGGCGGCAAGATCCACGGCGACCACCAGCGGCTGATCGACGAGATCCGCGAGACCGAGCCCGGCCCGGTCACGTTCTCCCTGTACTACACGGAATACGACCGGCCCGAGGTGCGCGGGTTCTACGAGGACGCGGGCTTCCGGGTGGTGTCGTTCGGACGGCGCGGGTTCTCGTACGAGGGGACCGATCGGCGGTTCCTGTTCAAGCAGCTGGCCGAGCTGCGCAAGCACAAGCGGGTCGCGGCCAACCGGCTGTCGACCGCGATCTTCTACGGCGTCGCGGCCGGCTGCGAGCCGGCGGTGTACGGCGACCCGATGGAGATGGACGGCGAGAACCCGTTGTTCGGCGGCCAGAGCCGGATCGAGCGACTCTGGCCGGAAATGCTCGGAAAGACCGTCGATCTCGAGGCGGCCCGGGCGACCACCGACCTGGAACTCGGCAATCCCTGGATGATGCCGCCCGCGGAACTGCGGTCGCTGTTCGATTGGAGAGAGCGTGTCTGAGCTGGCTTCTGGGGTTCAGGTCGTCCGCGGCGAGATGCAGCCGTGGACCGATCACACGACGCCGCGGCCGGCGCTCGCCGCGCTGCTGACCGACGTCGTACCCGCCAACCGGCGGACGCTGATCCTCGGGCCGCATGCGCCGCAGCTGATCGAGTCGGTGCTCGCGCACTCCGCGGACGTGACGATCCTGGTCCGCTCGGTCGCGGACGCGCAGCAGTTGGGCGAGGACTTCGGGCCGTGCCTGCAGGTGATCGCCGGTGCGCTGGACGGTCTGCAGACCGAGCCGTACGACGTGATCATCGCGTCCGACGGGCTTGATCGTGTGCTCGGGTACGACAGCACCGACCTGTCGTGGACCGCGCGTCTGGCCGCGCTCGCCGCGTTGGCTGCGCCGGACGCGGTCGTCGTACTGGGGCTGGAAAACGAGTTCTCGCTGCTGAACCTGCTGGACAGCCGCCCCGCCGACGAACGCCACGGCGACGACGAGTGGCGCCCGCTCCACGACGACCCGACCCGTCCGGTGTCGGTCGACCAGCTCAAGTCCGCGCTCCCGTGGGCCTCCGAGGTGTACGCCGACTTCGGCTCCCGCACCTTCGTCCGGGCCGACGTCGCCGCAACCGCCCGCCCCGGCGAACTCCCCACCCGCCTGGCCGCGACCGCGCTCGAGTCCGCCGACGCACCCCTCCTCTCACCCGCCGCCGAGGGCACAGACACCGCAGCCCGAGCCGGCCTACTAGCAGCAATCCCCACCGGCTGGCTGGCAATCGTAGGAGCACAGCCCTCGCACGACCTCTACACCCAGACCGCCGACACAGTCCTCACAGCCACCCAAACCCTCACCGGCTGGGACACAACCATCACCGGCGACCCCAGCCCCACCCCCACTCTCACGTTCGACCCCTCAGTTGTCCCCAGCACCATCCCCTCGGGTGTGTCGGTTGAGAGTGTGCTGTTCCGCCTGGCCTCCGCCGAGGATGTGCCCGCCTTCCGCAAGCTGGCCGCCGACCTGGGCGAGTGGGTGACAACCTCTCGTGTAATCGTCCGCTGGGACGACGTGATCTACGACGGAGACTCCTTCGCGTACGGCGTCTCGGGCTGGGTGGCCGAGGAGTCTGTAGAGAAAGAGGACCTACTCGCCGCCGCCTGGGCGCGATTCCACGACCGCCTGCTCGGACAGCACCGGCGCCACCCGTGGCCGCCGTGGATGCTCGGCGACGACCTCGTCTCCACCTGGCTCGGAATGTCCGGCGTCGAGCCCCCCGAGCAGACCCAGGCCTTGAGCCCCGACACCCTCCCGGCCACCACCGAGCAAGTTGCCCGAGGCAAAGAACTCGCTACCGCACTGGACGTCGTACTGGAGACGAGCACCAGCAACGTCGACGTACGCACGGCTCTCGCAGAAGCTGAAGAGGCCAAGCAGGAGCTGTTCGAGCTGAAGGGCCACGTCTACGGCCTCGAACGCACCCTCGGCTTCCGCAACAAGGCGATGAAGACCCGCGAGAACCGCATCCGCGAGCTCCGCGGCCAACTCCAGCGACTGACCACGGCCCACGAGCGGATCCGCGGATCCCGCACGTACGCCGTCTCACGTGTGATCTTCCACGCCGCCCAGGTCCGCAAGCCGAAGGTCGTCGCCCGCAAGCTCGCCCGCCGGATCAGGAAGCGATGACGAAGCCGCGCCTGAGCGTGGTCGTGCCGTTCTACAACGTGGGGGCCTACATCGGGGACTGCCTGGACTCGATCGCGCGGCAGACCTTCGGCGACTTCGAGGCGATCCTGGTCGACGACGGTTCGCCGGACGACAGTGCCGTGATCGCGAAGGAGTTCTGCCTCCGCGACTCGCGGTTCCGGATCGTGGAGCAGCAGAACGCCGGCCTCGGACCGGCGCGCAACACCGGCGTCGAGCACGCGACGGGGGAGTACGTCACGTTCGTCGACAGCGACGACCTGGTGACCCGGCACGGGTTCGGGATGCTGGTCCGGTCGCTCGACCAGACCGGTTCGGATTTCGCCGGCGGCAACGCGCGACGGTTCAACAACAGTTACGGCGTACGGCCGTCGTGGTTGCATGGACAGGCGTTCACGGAAAATCGGCGTGCCACGCACATCTCCGAGACGCCGCAGCTCGTGCTGGACCGGATGGTGTGGAACAAGGTGTACCGGCGGTCGTTCTGGGACGAGTACGCGT
This Kribbella sp. NBC_00482 DNA region includes the following protein-coding sequences:
- a CDS encoding N-acetyltransferase produces the protein MSWYDALEAGELAVRPSVDAAKRFGVSIDRMSVSASAGTPLAEVLAAVEKSTAEVIVLRYPARETTWFAALADGPRQALLADAVTGWALPVGKGRRPAPLAGFTAQFEPEVDDEMVDDLVADVFGDSGNHYCSNPMFDRALALAGRQEWARRRIGAAGAVVLRGPDRRVLALAAVDEQRSWTEIQLAGVVPAEQGRGRYGHLLAAIEDVCTTRRLVVTAQAHQTGIQRVWSRYGFEPVHNLLTLHLVAAT
- a CDS encoding glycosyltransferase family 2 protein produces the protein MTPRLSVVVPFYGVGEYLGDCLESIARQAWTDFEAILVDDGSPDDSAVVAKEFCARDSRFRLIQQDNAGPGPARDAGISEATGEYLAFVDGDDLVSTYGFAALVRTLDRTGSDIAGGNARRFNNSFGVRPSWLHKQPFARVRHATHVTEFPDLVLDRMLWNKVYRRSFWTEYGYTFPPIRYEDYPVALKAHLDAVTVDTITQAVYYWRERESGESITQQKFQLGNIRDRVTSAGMVVDLVEDAVPVVRRRVHAHLAQIDVLTLVSAFGTVPTDDEQALLDLSRELLDRLDPDVLAATHRYDRIQHAALRSGDVELLRRLAVFRNSGGLRGGARAVPRPRRSRQLDYNYPGLGESAVPQALYKLRDQDLTLATSVREVGWVDGKLSVKGTAEIRHLETLRTSTLEVALAVGKTTYPLEVRRYDALDLHGDKTLVGFEVLLDQELLGECTGAPAHFEVRMRSGRRERKGMLGGQGPGSPGWPPGAWIDELNWIQPGPGKYGWFSLRRLTDPCRLTAVEQTADELVLHGRASFDEPELYLSRPVVGGEEEVPLEIDGRDFTARVPIQDILAAANHDDPFGQRTTRVFRMRGPERQQRVLLWTAGDSAVSRVVDDRVVTLTRSTGGYVNLHESPIRTTAVAAVVDGNQLTVSGSEGRDVTFSWRRYKANSDEHLDVTCRRTLTAEGWSAAVDVDALIPVTAVQVSVDPLAALADWILFATPPDGAAHAVQCEPFLCSRLPLAITHGSHALAVRPHAGTLHVEVR